One genomic segment of Ricinus communis isolate WT05 ecotype wild-type chromosome 5, ASM1957865v1, whole genome shotgun sequence includes these proteins:
- the LOC107261130 gene encoding peroxidase 31-like, producing the protein MTKPPPSLFLIFLSLSLLFIFSESRLSYNYYDKSCPRFTQIMQETVTNKQITSPTTAAASLRVFFHDCLLNGCDASILISSTPFNMAERDADINLSLPGDAFDLVTRAKTALELSCPNTVSCADILAVATRDLVTMMGGPYYNVLLGRKDYRISKSSYVEGNLPRPTTPMSSIIKIFTSKGFTIQEMVALSGAHTIGFSHCKEFSSSVYNDTHYNPRFAQGLQKACADYPKNPTLSVFNDIMTPNKFDNMYFQNLPKGLGLLESDHGLYNDPRTRPFVEMYAKDQNKFFHDFAKAMEKLSVHGIKTGRRGEIRRRCDAIN; encoded by the coding sequence ATGACAAAGCCACCACCCTCGTTATTCctcattttcctttctctctctcttctttttatcttCTCTGAATCAAGACTCTCTTACAACTACTACGACAAATCATGTCCAAGATTCACTCAAATCATGCAAGAAACCGTTACCAACAAACAAATCACTAGCCCCACAACCGCCGCCGCCTCTCTCCGTGTCTTCTTCCACGACTGTCTCCTCAACGGCTGCGACGCCTCCATTCTCATCTCCTCCACTCCTTTCAACATGGCCGAGCGCGATGCAGACATCAACCTCTCACTCCCAGGTGACGCATTCGATCTAGTCACTCGTGCCAAGACTGCTCTCGAGCTCTCTTGCCCCAACACAGTTTCTTGCGCTGATATCCTTGCTGTTGCCACCCGCGACCTTGTCACTATGATGGGTGGTCCTTACTATAACGTTCTTCTTGGAAGGAAGGATTATCGCATCTCCAAATCTTCTTATGTAGAAGGGAATCTGCCAAGACCCACTACGCCGATGTCTAGCATTATCAAGATTTTCACTTCTAAAGGTTTTACTATTCAGGAAATGGTGGCTCTAAGTGGGGCGCACACTATAGGTTTCTCTCACTGCAAGGAGTTCAGTAGCAGTGTGTATAATGACACACATTATAATCCAAGATTTGCTCAAGGGTTGCAGAAGGCTTGTGCTGATTATCCAAAGAATCCAACTCTTTCagtttttaatgatattatgACTCCAAATAAGTTTGATAACATGTATTTCCAGAATTTGCCTAAAGGGTTGGGATTACTAGAGTCAGATCATGGGTTGTATAATGATCCAAGAACCAGGCCTTTTGTGGAGATGTATGCTAAAGATCAGAATAAGTTTTTCCATGATTTTGCAAAGGCTATGGAGAAGCTTAGTGTTCATGGAATCAAGACCGGAAGAAGAGGTGAGATTAGGCGCAGGTGTGATGCTATCAACTGA